One window of the Acinonyx jubatus isolate Ajub_Pintada_27869175 chromosome A2, VMU_Ajub_asm_v1.0, whole genome shotgun sequence genome contains the following:
- the SCAMP4 gene encoding secretory carrier-associated membrane protein 4, which produces MSEKENNFPPLPRFIPLKPCFYQNFSDEIPIEHQLLVKKIYQLWLFYCATLGVNLIACLAWWIGGGSGANFGLALVWLLLFSPCGYVCWFRPAYKAFRADSSFNFMAFFFIFGAQFVLTVIQAIGLSGWGACGWLAAVGFFQTNVGAAVVMLLPAIMFSMSAAMMAIAIIKVHRIYRGAGGSFQKAQTEWNAGTWRNPPSREAQYNNFSGNSLPEYPTVPSYPAAGSQWP; this is translated from the exons AAAAGGAGAATAATTTCCCGCCGCTGCCCAGGTTCATCCCTCTGAAGCCCTGCTTCTACCAGAACTTCTCCGATGAGATACCCATCGAGCACCAGCTCCTGGTGAAGAAGATATACCAGCTGTGGCTGT tCTACTGTGCCACCTTGGGGGTCAACCTCATCGCCTGCCTGGCCTGGTGGATCGGTGGCGGCTCGGGAGCCAACTTCGGCCTGGCCCTGGTCTGGCTACTGCTCTTCTCCCCCTGCGGCTACGTGTGCTGGTTCCGGCCTGCGTACAAGGCCTTTCG GGCCGACAGCTCCTTCAACTTCATGGCGTTCTTCTTCATCTTTGGAGCCCAGTTCGTCCTGACCGTTATCCAGGCGATCGGCCTCTCAGGATGGGGCGCGTG TGGTTGGCTGGCGGCAGTTGGGTTCTTCCAGACCAATGTCGGGGCCGCCGTGGTCATGCTGCTTCCAGCCATCATGTTCTCCATGTCAGCTGCCATGATGGCCATCGCGATCATAAAG GTGCACAGGATCTACCGGGGGGCCGGTGGAAGTTTCCAGAAGGCACAGACAGAGTGGAATGCGGGCACCTGGCGGAACCCGCCGTCTCGGGAGGCTCAGTACAACAACTTCTCGGGGAATAGTCTGCCCGAGTACCCCACCGTGCCCAGCTACCCGGCTGCTGGCAGCCAGTGGCCTTAG